A single genomic interval of Nerophis lumbriciformis linkage group LG17, RoL_Nlum_v2.1, whole genome shotgun sequence harbors:
- the LOC133614411 gene encoding claudin-4-like, whose protein sequence is MRAKLEILAMVLGFLGLFGLVAATAMPMWRVSAFIGANLIVMEVLWEGLWMNCYNQADIKMQCKVYDSLLILPPELQAARGLMVVAGVLVVVALFVAGFTMKRTTCCEDHPRAKNVTLVFAASLFLLACLLALIPVCWVAHTVIRDFYNPTVMDSRKRELGASLFIGWATCGLLLAAGVVFVLSYHKRRSKEYRPYAGPYLVGASSVRSGRAPSSFHKVHEYV, encoded by the coding sequence ATGAGGGCGAAGCTGGAAATCCTGGCCATGGTTTTGGGCTTCTTGGGCCTGTTCGGCCTGGTGGCGGCCACTGCCATGCCCATGTGGAGGGTGTCGGCCTTTATCGGCGCCAACCTGATCGTGATGGAGGTGCTGTGGGAGGGCCTGTGGATGAACTGCTACAACCAGGCCGACATCAAGATGCAGTGCAAGGTCTACGACTCGCTGCTCATTCTGCCGCCCGAGCTGCAGGCTGCCCGCGGCCTCATGGTGGTCGCCGGCGTGCTGGTGGTCGTGGCCTTGTTCGTGGCCGGCTTCACCATGAAGAGGACCACGTGCTGCGAGGACCACCCGAGGGCCAAGAACGTCACCCTGGTCTTCGCCGCCAGCTTGTTCCTGCTGGCCTGCCTGCTTGCGCTCATCCCCGTGTGCTGGGTGGCGCACACCGTCATTCGGGACTTCTACAACCCCACGGTGATGGACTCGCGCAAGCGGGAGCTGGGGGCGTCGCTCTTCATCGGCTGGGCCACCTGCGGTCTCCTGCTGGCCGCCGGCGTGGTCTTCGTCCTCAGCTACCACAAGCGCAGGTCCAAGGAGTACCGGCCCTACGCGGGCCCCTACCTGGTGGGCGCCAGCAGCGTGCGCAGCGGGAGGGCGCCGTCCAGCTTCCACAAGGTTCATGAATACGTTTGA
- the LOC133614410 gene encoding claudin-8-like, with translation MASYTAYSGYTKPPPLSYTGSYYNYEQKRPQTAYTDYQDYQDSLYEEKKIIEMRKKKYAFCCEVVALIIGFIGLIGVAAVTGLPMWRVTAFIEENIIVMETRWEGLWMNCFRQANIRMQCKVYDSLLFLPPDLQAARGLMCAAVALTVFALVTSAVGMKCTKVVDHRARTKHIVLVAGGSLFLLACITTLIPVSWTGHRIIQEFYDPLLIDAQRRELGEALYIGWVTSALLFAAGVILLCRHAPRTQEPDQRVIYNPSSYPYQPGSTYQPYTYQPPYTYQPSYTYQPAYSAPPPGSVAYTPVQY, from the coding sequence ATGGCCTCCTACACGGCTTACAGCGGCTACACCAAGCCACCGCCGCTCTCCTACACGGGCTCCTACTACAACTATGAGCAGAAGCGGCCCCAGACGGCGTACACAGACTACCAGGACTACCAGGACTCGCTGTACGAGGAGAAGAAGATCATCGAGATGCGGAAGAAGAAGTACGCCTTCTGCTGTGAGGTGGTGGCTCTGATCATCGGCTTCATCGGACTGATCGGCGTGGCGGCCGTGACGGGTCTTCCCATGTGGCGGGTGACGGCTTTCATTGAGGAGAACATCATCGTCATGGAGACCCGCTGGGAAGGACTGTGGATGAACTGCTTCCGACAGGCCAACATCCGGATGCAGTGTAAGGTCTACGACTCGCTGCTTTTCCTGCCGCCCGACCTGCAGGCGGCCCGCGGACTCATGTGCGCGGCGGTGGCTCTGACCGTCTTCGCCCTGGTTACCTCGGCGGTGGGGATGAAGTGCACCAAGGTGGTGGACCACCGCGCCCGCACCAAGCACATTGTTTTGGTGGCCGGGGGGTCCCTCTTCCTGCTGGCCTGCATCACCACGCTGATCCCCGTGTCCTGGACGGGCCACCGCATCATCCAGGAGTTCTACGACCCCCTGCTCATCGACGCCCAGCGGCGGGAGCTCGGCGAGGCTCTCTACATCGGCTGGGTGACCTCGGCCTTGCTTTTCGCCGCCGGAGTGATCCTGCTGTGCCGCCACGCCCCACGCACCCAGGAGCCCGACCAGAGGGTGATATACAACCCCAGCTCGTACCCCTACCAGCCCGGTTCCACCTACCAGCCGTACACCTACCAGCCACCTTACACCTACCAGCCGTCCTACACCTACCAGCCCGCCTACTCTGCACCCCCGCCAGGGTCTGTGGCCTACACACCCGTCCAGTACTAG